One window of Papaver somniferum cultivar HN1 chromosome 9, ASM357369v1, whole genome shotgun sequence genomic DNA carries:
- the LOC113312809 gene encoding uncharacterized protein LOC113312809: MTWLSDLGNRVGTGIGIKRGNTQKNAFTPLDKNPNLGILAFETARTMSRLLSIYKSLTDEEVLKLRKDLMRSEGILYLNSRDESYLFKLACAERIEDLDRVVIAISRLGKKCYDPGLTKFDYVYADLKFGQIDLATKRKMNQWKNQSTALSSKSNTVIFDQKLSWQRQQVRHLRDVSLWNQIFDKIVGLMERIVCIVYARICVVFGPYHSILPAVAKGKHNRGYSQPIAEYDHKEQQVMISKSGPILKPISKHGLVRFWSRESKPARDENIGFGMGFKENPYIGFSGIGKPGTNLMQQASSSTVGGSGLAMRYANVIILMERYLNSPSSISEYARKDL; encoded by the exons ATGACGTGGCTATCTGACCTAGGGAACAGAGTAGGAACTGGAATTGGAATCAAAAGGGGAAATACCCAGAAAAATGCATTCACACCATTAGATAAGAATCCAAATCTAGGTATTCTAGCATTTGAAACAGCTAGAACTATGTCAAGGCTATTATCAATATATAAGTCTCTTACAGATGAAGAAGTTTTGAAACTACGTAAAGATTTAATGAGATCAGAAGGGATATTATATTTGAATTCACGTGATGAAAGTTATCTTTTTAAATTAGCTTGTGCTGAAAGAATCGAAGATCTTGATCGAGTTGTTATTGCGATATCGAGATTAGGTAAAAAGTGTTATGATCCCGGTTTAACTAAGTTTGATTATGTCTATGCTGATTTGAAATTTGGGCAGATTGATTTAG CAACCAAGCGGAAAATGAATCAATGGAAGAATCAGAGTACTGCGCTTTCTTCGAAGTCGAATACGGTTATTTTCGATCAGAAGTTGTCTTGGCAAAGACAACAAGTTAGGCATTTGAGAGATGTTTCTTTGTGGAATCAAATATTTGATAAAATCGTTGGACTAATGGAGAGAATTGTTTGTATTGTTTATGCAAGGATATGTGTGGTTTTTGGGCCGTATCATTCTATTCTTCCAGCAGTTGCAAAAGGTAAACATAATAGAGGTTATTCGCAACCTATAGCTGAATATGATCATAAAGAACAACAAGTGATGATATCGAAATCAGGTCCGATATTAAAACCTATATCAAAACATGGCTTAGTAAGGTTTTGGAGTAGAGAATCGAAACCGGCACGAGATGAAAATATTGGATTCGGAATGGGGTTTAAAGAGAATCCATATATTGGGTTTTCAGGAATTGGAAAGCCGGGTACTAACTTAATGCAACAAGCTTCATCGTCTACGGTCGGAGGTTCTGGATTGGCAATGAGATATGCAAATGTCATAATACTAATGGAAAGATATTTGAATTCTCCATCTTCAATAAGTGAATATGCAAGAAAAGATTTATAA